Genomic DNA from Candidatus Hydrogenedentota bacterium:
CATACGACCCATACGACCCATAAGACCCATAAGACCCATAAGACCCATAAGACCCATAAGACCCATAAGACCCATAACCAAAACGGCGGCGCGCAATCTCTTGCGCGCCGCCGCCACGAAACGTTACGGAATCAAATCAGCCCTTGCGAGTCAGGCGCCGCTTGCGGCGCGCGATAAACATCGCCGCCATGGACAGCACCAGCACCCCGAAGAGCACCGGCGACGTCAACGCCAGCTTGCCCAGGAAAACCACCGGCACGAGGGCCAGGCGGACCATCGCCGCGAGCGCGGGGCTCTGGGCGACCCAATCGGCAATTGCCGGGCTCACGTGGTAGTACACATCCACGAACGCCGTGCCCGCCGCATTGTCCAGCAGGTAGGTATCGCGCACATCCCGGAGCACGTCAATCTGAGCAGTCATGGGCGTGTCATAAGCCGCCGTGGCGATGAAGCAGGGGCCACCGCCGCCGCCACCCGAGCCGCCGGCGATCAGGCCAAGCAAGGCAAGGAGGAAGCCCAGCAGCGACACGATCGGCAGGTCCTGACCCTGGCGCGGCGTGTATTCAAAGAATGCCGGCAGGGTGACCGCCGCCGTGTCCGGATTGGAGGCGAGGAAGATCGTCACATCCGTGATGCCCGTGCGGTTGGTGGCCGGCGTGCGGAACGTGAACGTCGTTTCGCTGGCGCCCGGAACAGACACGAAGTCGTCCGATTCCACCGTGACACTGACCTGCTTCGAGGCCTGCGTCGTGGTCAGCGTTACGTGGTCCACCCAGGCCAGACCGCCTTCAGGCGAAACAATCGTGACTTCCGTGCCGCCCGCCGTCGTTCCGTCGAAGGAAACATCGGCGTTCGCATCCAGAATCGAATCCACCAGGGCGTCCGGGATGCTCGCGCCGCGTCGCAGCGAGAAGCCGTTCAGGCTGTAGAGCCGCGCCTCGTTCACCGCGTCGATCGGGGTGTTATCCGTGACCGTCGGTGTCAAGCTCGGGTCGACTTCGGTATTCAACAGACCCGACTGGTAGGCCACCATCGCCGTTTCGGGCACGGTCAGCTCGCCGGTCGTATAGTCGAAGGTGCTTTCCACGCCGAACCACGTGAGGCCGGTGCGAACCACGCCCGCGTTGAAGTCGTCGTCGTTGGTAACGAAGGACAGCTCGATGGGGGCCAGCTCAATCGGCTCGCCCGTGGTCGAGTCGATGACGGGCTCGCCACTCTCGTCCAGCAAGTAGCGCGACCGCGCGCCCGCGGCGAAGGCGCCGCCGGTGGCCGGGTCCGTCGACGGAAGTCCGACGGAGGGCGTGTTGTTCTTGGCGTCGCTGAAGTCAATGGGCTCATAGAAGTACAGGGCGAAGTCGTTGATGCCGCCGCCCAGCGTTGAGCCGGCGTCCACACCCTGTCCGTTGAGCACGGTGTCGATAGCGCCGGTGCCCAGCGGACCATCGGTCTGCTTTGCGCCCGTGGAGGCCGTGCGCACAATGCCGTAGGTGCGACCGCCATTCGCCACCGACGGAATCGTGATGGTGCCGAAGTCGTTTTCGCCCAGCGCCACATCCAGCGAGGCCACGCCCTCGTCACCATCGTAGTAGTAGGCCGTCGTGTTGACGGTCTCGCCACGGGTGTATCGGTTGTAGCGGAAGCTGTTGAAGATGGACGCCGTCTCCTGGCCGTTGTTCGCCACCGTCACCGAAACGTCCACGAAATCACTGTTGGACATGTCGGGGCTTTCGGGAACAATCACCTCGATCGTGTTGCCGCCATCGCCCACACGGAATCCATCCACTTCGACGCCGCCTATCTTGATGACGGTGCCTTCGCTCAGATTCTGACCCGTTATCTCGGCCACCACGCCACCGAAAATCCACGCCTCGGCGGGTGTGATTCCGGTGATGACGGCTTCGCCGACCGTCTGGAACGCCTGAAGCTCACCGATCGCAAGGCGCTGATCGTTGTTGGTGTCCAGGCGGCCAAACTGGTCAACCGTCAGGGACGGATTGTAGAGTTGCGCTTCCACAAGCGTCAGCAAACCATCGTTGTCCGTGTCCGCCTCGTCAAAGTTCGCGATGAAATCCGCAGCGACTTCCTCGTCGGTCGGCTCAACTTCGCCTTCGCCTTCGCCTTCGCCTTCACCTTCACCTTCGCCTTCACCTTCTCCCTCGCCTTCACCTTCTCCCTCACCTTCGCCTTCACCTTCTCCCTCACCTTCGCCTTCGCCTTCACCTTCACCTTCACCTTCGCCCTCACCTTCACCGCCCGGCGTGCCGAAGGTCACGGCCAGAACCTGATCCTGATCAATGTTGAAATTCAGCGTGTTCGCTTCCGTGACGTTCTCGGTCACGTCGAAGCCGCCCAGCAGCACTTCCAGAATCTCCAGGCCTTCGCCCGGAGTGAAGGTCGCAACCAGCGCCTCGTCCTTCACATAGATCCCGCCGGAAGTTTCGCCGCCCAGGGCCGCGGGGTCGATGGTTACGGCACCGTCGCCTTCCACTTCGACCGAAAGTTCCACGGTGGCGGTGAGCGTCGCCGCATCCGTCAGCGTGACGCTGTTGCCTTCATTGCTGTTGTCCACGACCGTAACGGTAACGGGCGTATCCACCGCCTCGCCGCTGATCACATCCAACGGCAGGGAGGGCGTGGTGACATAAAGCGCGGTCGACGTCGCCGCGATTCCCGTCTGCTTGCCGACCAACTCGATTTCGCGGAAGGTCGCGGCCACGCCGTTCAGCGTCACCGTCAGGGCTTCGGCGGCATCCGCCGCATTCAGCGGCGTCTCGCCGATGATCGGGAAGGCGCCGTTGATGACGATATCGAAATTCCGTTCCGCGGGAAGCAGATCGGGGGTAACGCCGCCCACCTCCAGCGCGGCGGCAAACGGGGCCACCAGCGAAAGGGTCGAAAGGTTTACATTAATGTCGCCGTCGATGGAAAGGGGCGCGGCGGAAAGGAGGGACCAATCGCCGTCGGCGGCCGATTCCAGCACCACGGCGGAGGCATCACTCGTGCCGGAGGCCACGCCATAGGCATAGAGCTGCACGCGATCCAGTTCTTCTTCGGGGAATTCATCACCGGCGATGAAAAGATTGACTTCCAGATCACCCAGGTCCGATATCGAAGTCATGTCGGCGGTCGAGGTGCCGGCGACGATGCTCATCGCCACGTAGGGAGACCCGGCAAGAATATCCAGCGGCTGCGCGGCGGCAACGGCCGTCGCCCACTCGCTCTGGCTTCCACCCGTCGTGTTCTCGTCGATGGCGCCGTTCAGATCGCCAACCACTTCCACCAGGATAAAGGCGGAGTCGCCTTCCTGAATCAGTCCCTCGGCCAGCAATTCGCTGGTGGTGGGAGCCGTAACCATGACGTTACCGGCGGCCAGAACGATGTCCTGAGCCACACCCTTGCCGAGGTCGTTCAGATTCGCCATCAGCGCCGTGCGGCTTCCGCCATTCACCGTCACCGTGGCAACGGAGCTCTCCCCGGTGTTCACAAAGGTAAAAGGATCGTCCGGGAAACCGTTGGCGTCCGCATCGATATCCACCGACTTCAGCGTCAGGGCGATGGCGTCTTCCGCCGCGTTGACCGCCTCATACGTGTAGGTCGAGGCCTGCTTGGCATCCGCCACCGCGTTGACCAGCGCGTAGATCAGCACCGCCGTCGCCTGGCCGTCCGTGCCGGAAACGAAGCTGCTGAGCGGCAGGGTGCTGGAGAAATCGGAAAACACGCCGTCCTCCGAGACGACGCCGTCGGCACCCGTGGTGTACACGCCGTCATTCGTCTGCCAGGGCGCAACCTGTTCACCCTCGTCGTCCGCCTCGTTGGCCACATACGTCACCGTCGTGTCGTTGCCCGAGCCGGGAACCGTGGCGCTGAGCATCAAGTCGATCTCGCCCTCATTCGAGGTCGGAACCAGAATCGTATCGCCGGTGCTGTAGGGCGTGGAATCCAGCGTTATGACACTGGCGCCTTTATCGGCCAGCGCGCCCCCCTCGTTCAGCAGGATCATGTCCAGGAACTGACCGAAGTCAATCCGCCCGTTACTCCCGGCGGCACTGGTACGGTCCGCGTCGTGGGACGGCACCAGGCCGATCCCGAACGCGAGTACCACCATCATGCTCACGAGCGATGCGAGCATTAGTTTCTTGCTGGTCCCCATTCTGGCTTCTCCTCTACACCGTTGGTATTGCTCAGGATACGCAGACGCCCCACGTCGCGGAGACAAAGGGACCACCTGTCGTAACGCTTTCAAGTCTGGGTTAGAAATTGCACTTGAGAAAGTCCCCTCCGACCCCGAAACGGGTCTCGCAGGCCGATACTGAGGCGGACATAACACACCAATTCTGGTTTTGCTTAGTATAGATAAGCGCTAAAACCTTGTCAACACTTTATCTGGCGGGGGAAACACATAACCATATATTCCGCCGCGCAGCCTCATGGATGACCACCCGCACAGTGCGACAGATGCGCATTATGCCCTCCGGCCGGTTTCCCGGGGGAACCGCCGCGCTATTTCTCGCTGGAGGCCGGGCCCGCACTGACCGGTGCCCGCCAGATCGTCTGGAACAGAACCACATAGGTACAGGCCGCGCTCAGAAACAGGCCCAGGGCCACCGCCTGACTCACGGTCATGAACCCGAAAACGGACCGCACGCTTTCCCCCCGGAAGGACTCGTCGGTGAAACGCAGGATACCGTAGAGCAACGGATACAGCAGCATCACGGAGCCGTCGTACTTCTTGTGCTTGTAGGCGTAGCGCATGACGAGAAAGATGCAGAAGAGACCGCAGGACTCGTAGAGCTGGGTGGGGTGAACCGGCAGGGAATGTTCCGCGGAGCGGGTGATCAGGCCATCTTCCAGTTGCCGTCGCCAGGCCAGGCTGAATTTGGGAAAAGAAACGCCGGTGAAGGCATCCGTGGGATATCCCCAGCAACAGCCGTTAAAGAAGCAGCCAAGTCGGGCAATGGAGTGGCCCAGAGGCAGAAAGGGCAGGCCCACATCGCCCATCTTCAGGAAGGGCACGCGCTTGTACTTGATGTACGAGATCCCCCCAATCACCCCGCCGATCAGACCGCCAAAGAAGACCTGGCCCCCCTCCCACAGGAAGAACACACGGTACCACTGGTAGGGATTTCCCTCGTCATCCACCCAGGTGAGTCCGTACTGGAGATACCAGTAGATCTTGGCACCCAGCAGCGCGCCAAAAAAGATCCAGACCCCGCCCGCGGGCGTTACGTTGAAGGGGTGCTCCAACTTATAGTTCTCGCGCACGGCAAGCAGCACACCGACCAGAAAGGCGATGGCCGTGGCGACCGTGTAGGCGTGGAAGTCCATATTTAAACTGTCGATGGAGAACAGGGTTGGGTTCATACTGGAATGAGCCTCTTACGCGAAACGCCGCCGCAGTGATTCAGGTTGGGTTGACCAAGGCCGGAACAAGACCGCCCATTGTGTCACAGGTTCCAGCCGCGTATCGAACCGGCCGTCAGGCACCCGAGCGCGCCTTCGGGCGCATGGGTGCCGTGGAAAGCGCGAGCAGCAGTACCGCCGAGGCAAATAGCGTACCCATCGCCGCGAAGCGCGCGCTGCCCGCCGTGCGGAAGCCCTCGGCGGGCGCCGCGCTCAGGGGGCTCTCGCAGCCCTCCTCGGAACGGGCCTTCACCCAGTAGAAATAACGTACTTCCCGCAGCGTGTCGGGCGCATTGCACCCTTCCCCGGGAACGACTTCCGGCACGAGGGCCGTAATATCACTGAAGGTTGCCTCGGCCTGCCAGCCCTCGCCTATGGGTGCGGCCGTGGCCGCATTGTTGGCGGTATTCCGGTAGACACGGTATTCGATTCCCGCGCCCGCCACGGCACTCCACGATACAAACACGCTGTCACTGCGATTCTGGGTCGCCGTCACGCCGCCCGGGGCGACCGGCGGAACACAACCGATGGGTACCGCCACATCTTCGTAGCGATAGGTCACATCGACCACCTCAAAATTCCCGGGCGAGGTTTCCACACTGCGCGCCGCCGATGTGGCCACCGCCGTGACGCCGCCGTTGCCGTCGGGAATCAAGACTTCGGCCCCTTCGCTTACGCCGGCAATTTCCGTCGTCGTTCCCTCGGCAGCGTCTTCCGCGACCTGAAACGCCACGGTAAACAACTCGCCCGGAGCGATTTCGAGCATATTCAACCCCTGAATGCTCACCCCGAGCACGCCCTCGTCACCATAGGTCTCGGAGTCGATGCTCTTTCCCGATCCGCGCAGGTTCTCCGAGGGGCGCAGTGCGCTGAAGGTGGCGATGGTGTTGCCCTCACCGTCCAAGATGGGTTCGCCGGACAGGGCATCGCGCAGAACGAGTTCATAAGCGTCTTCCACCGGAGTGAGCACGGCGGGATCGTAGGCAAGAAAAAGCACCAGAGATTCGGGCAGGATATCATCCGCTTCCATCGTCACCGTCACTTCAATGGCGTCCCCGGCGTTTCCGGTTGTTGAGCCCAGCCGAAGTGTTATATCATTTCCTTCCTGGGCGGCGGCAAGCCCCATGCCCGCAGCCCACATAAGCAGGCTGGCCAAGAGGATAGCGGGCGCGGTGGCCGAACCGAACAGTTTCCGGGACATACAACATACTCCTTCAGAATGGAATCGAGATTGCCTAGCCTAATGATTGCACCAATGCTCAGTCAAGTACCGCGCGCCGGTCGCCGAAACACAGCGCCTTGTGTATTTCCGCCCCTAACGTGTACGATTTCAATATGATACAGGTTACTTGCGCACACTGCGGCCTCCGGATCATGGTGCCACCTACAGTACAAGGGAAGCAGGGCCTTTGTTTCAATTGCGCCCAGCCCCTTCAGATACCCTCCGCGGGCGATATCAACCGGCACATCAACTTACAATACGAGCAGGGCGACAAAATCGCTGACCGCTATGTCATCGAGCAGCACGTGGGCAAAGGCGGCATGGGCGTGGTTTACCGCGCCCACGACACGCTTGTGGACGAGACGGTTGC
This window encodes:
- a CDS encoding prolipoprotein diacylglyceryl transferase; this translates as MNPTLFSIDSLNMDFHAYTVATAIAFLVGVLLAVRENYKLEHPFNVTPAGGVWIFFGALLGAKIYWYLQYGLTWVDDEGNPYQWYRVFFLWEGGQVFFGGLIGGVIGGISYIKYKRVPFLKMGDVGLPFLPLGHSIARLGCFFNGCCWGYPTDAFTGVSFPKFSLAWRRQLEDGLITRSAEHSLPVHPTQLYESCGLFCIFLVMRYAYKHKKYDGSVMLLYPLLYGILRFTDESFRGESVRSVFGFMTVSQAVALGLFLSAACTYVVLFQTIWRAPVSAGPASSEK
- a CDS encoding IPT/TIG domain-containing protein, which produces MGTSKKLMLASLVSMMVVLAFGIGLVPSHDADRTSAAGSNGRIDFGQFLDMILLNEGGALADKGASVITLDSTPYSTGDTILVPTSNEGEIDLMLSATVPGSGNDTTVTYVANEADDEGEQVAPWQTNDGVYTTGADGVVSEDGVFSDFSSTLPLSSFVSGTDGQATAVLIYALVNAVADAKQASTYTYEAVNAAEDAIALTLKSVDIDADANGFPDDPFTFVNTGESSVATVTVNGGSRTALMANLNDLGKGVAQDIVLAAGNVMVTAPTTSELLAEGLIQEGDSAFILVEVVGDLNGAIDENTTGGSQSEWATAVAAAQPLDILAGSPYVAMSIVAGTSTADMTSISDLGDLEVNLFIAGDEFPEEELDRVQLYAYGVASGTSDASAVVLESAADGDWSLLSAAPLSIDGDINVNLSTLSLVAPFAAALEVGGVTPDLLPAERNFDIVINGAFPIIGETPLNAADAAEALTVTLNGVAATFREIELVGKQTGIAATSTALYVTTPSLPLDVISGEAVDTPVTVTVVDNSNEGNSVTLTDAATLTATVELSVEVEGDGAVTIDPAALGGETSGGIYVKDEALVATFTPGEGLEILEVLLGGFDVTENVTEANTLNFNIDQDQVLAVTFGTPGGEGEGEGEGEGEGEGEGEGEGEGEGEGEGEGEGEGEGEGEGEGEGEGEGEVEPTDEEVAADFIANFDEADTDNDGLLTLVEAQLYNPSLTVDQFGRLDTNNDQRLAIGELQAFQTVGEAVITGITPAEAWIFGGVVAEITGQNLSEGTVIKIGGVEVDGFRVGDGGNTIEVIVPESPDMSNSDFVDVSVTVANNGQETASIFNSFRYNRYTRGETVNTTAYYYDGDEGVASLDVALGENDFGTITIPSVANGGRTYGIVRTASTGAKQTDGPLGTGAIDTVLNGQGVDAGSTLGGGINDFALYFYEPIDFSDAKNNTPSVGLPSTDPATGGAFAAGARSRYLLDESGEPVIDSTTGEPIELAPIELSFVTNDDDFNAGVVRTGLTWFGVESTFDYTTGELTVPETAMVAYQSGLLNTEVDPSLTPTVTDNTPIDAVNEARLYSLNGFSLRRGASIPDALVDSILDANADVSFDGTTAGGTEVTIVSPEGGLAWVDHVTLTTTQASKQVSVTVESDDFVSVPGASETTFTFRTPATNRTGITDVTIFLASNPDTAAVTLPAFFEYTPRQGQDLPIVSLLGFLLALLGLIAGGSGGGGGGPCFIATAAYDTPMTAQIDVLRDVRDTYLLDNAAGTAFVDVYYHVSPAIADWVAQSPALAAMVRLALVPVVFLGKLALTSPVLFGVLVLSMAAMFIARRKRRLTRKG